The genomic region aacacagtctgcatctgagaggtgtgtgttgatgctGGGGTGTCTCAGCCCTGTGAGCAGTGAAATATTCATTCCTGCTGCCGATCAAGTATCAAGCAGCTAGCTTCACATCAGCTCTCTCACTCCATATCTGGATTCTGTCCATggtctcctctcttcctctcccaaAGTACTTCATAAACCCACACTAATAGTATGTTGTTGATCAGCTGTTTAATGGAATACTAAAGCTAAATAAGCTGAGTTACAATGACAGATCCTACTGAGAACAACAACAGTATTAAGTTCACACACCGTCATCTTTCCCCTTTCATTATTCCAGTCAGCAGGGCCGGGTTCAGCGGACCAAATCCAGCCCATAAAACAGATTAGAACCAGCTACTGGCTGGAGAGGGGTCTGTCTGCTTGTCAGAGGTTAAATTAAATACTCAACAGGGAAAATCCATGCCCACATTCCTCTCTGCAAAAGTTCATTCTAACCTGTGTGCCGTTTTCTAGGTCATGGCAATTTTCCAAAAGAGATTGGTGAGGGTTATCTTTGCAGTTCaaattgcaaataaataaagagttagGTGTCTCAAATGCAGTTGGTATGGGATTAACCTGTTTAGTTGCTGTTGAAATATACATCTGCAAAATAACTGTGTGTTAAGCTGCTGGGGGTTGATTTATACCTTTGACCTAGAGACATCCGGTTTGTATTTGAAAGCTCTGGTTCATTTATATCATTTTGATGTAAAGAAGCACAGGAAGTGTGGATGAGCTCAGACGtatccatttaaaaaagggatttgCTATTAAACATggattttgtgtgtgaatacacTCCACTGTGGGATGATCTTGCAGAGTTTTACCATAGCAACAAACCACTCGTTAAATGCTGATGTCTGTGGAAATGGAAACACACTTTTCCATGCCCTGATGGTGCATTTGTGGTGCAGCTTGATGACATCAATGCCAGCGAGAGAAGGAGCCTGAGCGAAGATGGCCTCAGTGACTCAGTGACAGAAAACCAGCTTGTTTTAGCAACCGAGATGGTAGCaacaaaaagagaggaataaataaagaacgATGAAGCATCTTCGGGCACTGCTCTGGGATTTAGGAGAGTGGTTTTCCAGGGGGAAGAAAAAGGATGTGACCAAATTCTTTCCTGCCAGTGCTCATTTGACCGAGCAACAGGCTTGGCTCCACAACAGAAATGGAGAATGCGACCTTTAAATTGGCCTTTAAATCCTCCATTAGCACAGTGAGTGTCAACAGTAGAGTAATGAGTGTCCAGACATTTTATTCACCAGCAACTGAAGTGAACAACATGCCTGTGGTAACTGTGGCACACTCAGACATTCAAGCAGATTCAAATAAATGACACCTTAACGTTCCTCAAACCCTCAGCTCTTTAGTTTAATACAATGGTGGTCAACATCGTCcccattttaaaaagaaatgcaagtTCGTAAAGTAATCTGATAtttccaaatacattttgattgccTGTCAGGGATCGTTTTATTTATCTGTTGCACTCCTGGTAGAAGCCAGCAGTGTGCTGCCTGCGTAGTGGGTCTAAAAATAACAACCACCCATGTGTGTAAACTTCTGCTAATGAACAGTTGGTGTTGTTGTCGTGTACAACCTTTACCCAAAATGCAAGTTAAATAATATCCTCCTGAGGGATCTACTGTTGACCTCGAAGTTTAATTGACCATTTATAACTTTCTGTTGGAtctaaatgattttgtttttaaaaagagcatAAAGCAAAGTCCAGGAGTTTTTACTGTTGTattccattttgttttattgttatagGTGTTGCACACAAGTATGAGAGCCCTTTTATTGTTCTGTAGTGCCAGCAGTCTTCCCTGCTCTGATACTGAAGCCAAAGTTTGTTGTggggatttttattttaggagACAGAAATACATTACGCTCCCTACAGAACAGTTATTAAAAAGTCACCTCAAAGTTATCATTATGAGAGATTATATGAATTACTCTCAGGCTCACATACCAGTTGCAGAGACAAACACATCGAGAGTTGTGCACAATACTCCAACCCCCGCACATGTCAACAGACGACCTCTCAAAGTGGAGCCAGTTTGTATTGGCAGCTGAGGACCCTGAGACCTGGAACAGTCATGACGGTGCAGAGCTTGGTGCGAAAAAAACAGCCTGAGCGCTGTAGCGGAGGACGCCAAGGCCCGAAGGGACCCTGGTCAAAtgtcacacagtcacacacacacacacacaaacacaccccccTTCACAGCTATGAACTGATGAGACACCCACAGCCTTACACTCAGTcgtgactcatgctgtaatagCCTTCTCACCAGCTGTGCGCTCACACTGGGAATAGTGGAGCTGATTTTCTATGGTGCATCATCCCAACTGCAGCATGGAAAGAGTCTCACGCACCGCACTAAATCTCAGAAAAGACGTGTGATATGTGCACGTAATGGATAACTCAGTTTTAACACTGGCATTACAATCCCTTCTGCTCAACCTCAGCTGAGTTTAAAATGGTTCCTTAAACTTCTCCACTCTACTGACGAGAACTGAATGGATGAAATTCTTGTGGGATCTTTCGGCGGTCATAAGATTTCCTGAAACCAAATGAATCATCTTCAAAAATGCTGAAAGCATTAAATCTGCACTATAATGCTTCACATTCAACataaaaacctaaaaagcaGAGGAGGTGAGCGGGGCTAAGCTCAAGCCATTGTGTCAAATCTCATACCTGCCTGAATATAAAGATAATCTCCCGGGTCATGAACTCCTTCTGTTAGAATCTGCTCGTGATAATCTTCATTCTCTGTACGCTTGTCTTTCAACAGCTTTGCCTTTTGCACATCAAGCAAATCTCCTTCTACCACATTCCTCTGTGACTGAAGATGTAGATTATGCCGAGTTTGCAGGTGCTGTGTTCTTGTGACGATAATAAGCAGTCATTTTCTCTGTCATCAGGATGGTATGGATAGCCAGGGgtcattttaaagcaaaaatatatatatttaagggCCCAAAACGCCATAAATAGGGGAGGGGAAGGTTTTTTTGAGTGCtttataacaataaaacatgtttgcaacATCAGGGTGTTTTAACAAATCAATGTAGATCTGTACAGACGACTCTATGCATCAATGCATAGagctaaaataaaatcattaacCACTTAATTGATCGACAGAAAATGAGCTGAGtaaagaattttaaaaaaagatttattcCTGAAGTAGGAATaccaaacattttccaaattcaTCTTCTTAAAAAAGAGGTATGGCTGCTTTTCACAACTTTATTTCTATACATAATGTTGGATTAACGGTTTGTTTGTCAAACATGACATGTAAACACCTCACCTTGAGCTTTGGGAGATGCTTTTTTGACTTTCAACTTGTCAAAAAGATACATCATAACATTTATCAAGATTAATAGAAAAGTAATTGCAGCTTTAAATGCATTAATCAATATCAAGATTAGAAGGAAATAGAATCACAGAAAAGACAAAGATGGATCGAGGTAGGAAGGATGGAAGAAAGTGAAACAATCTCTACTGAGCTCCATCTGGGAATGTATTATCTCTGTAGCAAGACCAAAGTGTGAGTCTTAATCTCCAACTTGAACACTTGTAATGAGGCTCCTGGCTCAGAATATCTAGCAGCCCCATGTTCCTGCTCTGCAGCTGATCCTGACCTTTAGACTCTGTGTGAAAGCAAGAGAAAAATCACTCTTTAGGAGTGAACAAAGAGGAAAGAATGTGACCAGGCATGTCTACCTTCGTTTAGCCATTTCGACGTCAATCTATATGCgagtgtgtaatgtgtgtgtaataggATCTCACTCTGTCTGAATGTGGGCCAGAAGGCTCTTGTCGATAATCTAAACCTGTCTGTAATGTAGACAAACACACCGTGTCATTTAAAGCACCCCCAGGGGCCACCTGAGTTTGAACTCCTTCATCGATACACTCTCACGTTAGAACATCCAATGAACAGCAACAGCTCAGCCCTGTCACTTAATATTAACATGGGAAATACAACTCAATGCTTACTGTAACAGATTACAAAAAAGACCAGAGGAGGAGAATCCACTGCAGACTGTAAAGATGGAGGTGGTTTGTCCTGGTCAGAGACAGTATTATAACTGACGTGTGTTTTCTGTAGGAGTTCAGCGTGGAGGCTGAGCTGACATGTTGACACTCACAACATCACCTGTAGCTGTGTAAGCACACCTACGCTGTGTAGAAATAATGGAGCTCAGCAGGGTACACTATTCCTGGCAGGTGCTGTCCCAGCAGCAACTGATTAGGTGAAATCTTTAAAAAGGTATAGTTTGGATGTGTTGTGGTAGGGCTGTATAGTTATCCATCCATAGTGTATTATTTAGATAAGATGGTGGTCTGCACGCCCCCAGTTTGGAGAAACGGACAGGAATAATGGCTAAGAAGCAAAGCAGAGTACCGCTGAAGATGGGATCAGGAGAAAAATAGAATTTCACCAGCAAATGAAATGAATCCTGTACCCTAACCTCTAGCTAAATCATCCAAGTGTGTATCGTACTCGCACTACATTTGCAGCCATACAGTAAGAGAGTATCAAGTGATGCTGATTTGGCATTCTGACATCAACACTTCAACCGTGACATCACCGCACCTGAGAGGCGCAGGATTGGCTGACCGTCAGACAGGCGAGCTTCCTCTCAGTGCCAAACCAGTGAGGCCAGGACAAACAGATCCGATGGCGAGCCCAAAGAAAGATGACGTCACATATCACTACTCTCGCAGTCACTTCCTGTCAATGAGGATGCTGATGCAGCTGAGGGCATGCACAGTCatgtgcagagacacacacacatcctttagAGAACAAGGACAATGAAGGGCATGCCACTTACAGGCTGTGTGTTGCGGACAATACAGACAAATGGCATTGTATGAAGGACTAAAGCAATGCTTCACACCATTAAGGTATGGACCATTAAAGGACTCATTAATCACACCTCATCACAAAGACTTTTCTCACCACCCACAATCCTCTTAGTGCTTTTTCTTTCCAGGAACAGAAGCCGGTCCACCTGCATACCAATGAGTTTATGATGGATTTAGTCATCCTGAAGCTGCAATATAGATGGGACAGCTCTTATTTCGTATACTCCATGTAAAAGCTGTCCACCTAAAGTTAAGTTTATTACCGcagttattattattcaataCACTGTACTGTTTGAAGATGCCCTGCTGTAGGTCAGAAGCAGGTTAGTGTAGGGGGAGGAAACAGTGCTACATGTGTGTAGCGTTATGTCTGGAAGAAAACCGGGAAGTAGTCCATTGAAAGTCCCTTGAGGGACAgtggaaaacaataaataatgcatgCCAACTGAAGCTGAATGCTGCCCATAACAGgaagacattaaaaaataaataaatggggCCTTACCCAGCAAGTGGTAGTGCCATTAAAACAGACTCCGATTAGGTTCATCACTCTGTACATTATTTTTACTACTTTCATACAAGAAAGACGCCACAAAAAGCTGTCAAATTTTGGATTAAGGTGGCAGTATAACAGTTTCACTCTGAATGATCGTGTGTTGAGCTCTGAGGGTCCATGTGAAATATGTAAGAGGTGTAAAGAACAGCTAAGCACGGTTTAGACCCTTGTGAACTGCACCTTGCGCTGCACAGTACGTAACTGCCTTCACATTTACCCAATGACTTCTGTCAAATTAAAGTCTAATTACATCATTATTATGCGATTTATTTTTCCACCAGATTGGGTATTAGCACCCACATATTGTTATGATAAATTGTCGTTAGGGCTTCGGCTGAGATTGTTTTAAACAATCTAACTCAAACACTGCACTGGTTCAACCTACTCAAGCAAACGGTAAGGGATTAGCTCCTTACTAGCTAACCCCAgtgttagcaagttagcttcAGTTAGCCAAGTCTCAGGTCAGTGAGGGTTACGTGGGATGAAAATGAAACTGACAGTCTGACAGATAGCAGGAATGCGGGGTAACTTATTCAAATAAAAGAGGAAACGTCTCAACTCATGTTCAGAAAAGGTTACATTTTGTTAGTGACTTTGTGGTGTTAGCTAGCTACCCTGAGTCTGACAGTTGAATAacgtgtctctctgtctgctaaCACTGACCTGGAGAGATGCTTCAGGATCTGCTTCTTGATGAGTCCAGCCATGGTCGCACAAATCGATATCCGAGCTACCTACCTGCTAGCTTCTCCCTCTCGAGTTATAAACACAAACGCCTCAAATTATCACCCCCGTGTCAGTCTTCATTTTAACAGTGTTCCCGCTTCATTCTCCGAGAGATGAGGGAGTTTGTGATGAAAGACGGCATCTCAGACGTCCGAGTGACAGCCAGGTTCATGGACAAAGAATATCACGTTAGGCCATGTCGTGCTGATCCACTGATAAAGCTCGGAAACGGTCCGGATATCTCTGCAACACACCGAACACCTGGGCAGCGCGTCGCAAGGAGCGTCTGTTGTCACGGCGTCTAGGCGGGGCGTCATGATGCGTTCATGGTCTGCTAGGAAACCACTCCCTTTAATATGTAGATAGGTGTAAAAGTAGATGTTTATCACAGGCTGTATATAAACAGTTATTTATAGTCTACTTATAGAGACACTGGAATCATTTGAAATTAGAATTGTTGTCATTCGTCGAGGAAGCATTTAGATCCTATACTTAAGAAAAAGTAGTAATACCAAAGTTtagaaatactttgttacaCCTGCATTAAAAATTACACTTAAgaaaaagtacacaagtatAAGCATCCatatatacttaaagtaccaaaagtaaaataaatgattatgcAGTAGGGACtctaaaagataaaaaatatatatatgttttttaacttGGTTATAATCAGAGATGCATACATCCTTTTAATTCTGCAGCTGGTAAAGACGGAGCTAATTGTAATGTCTTTTTATACTTTCAAGTTTCTTAATCCATAAAATTATAGCATAACGTACTTTTGACGGTTTTATTGGGTCAGCAGTTGGACATTGTCCAAATTGCCTATACCACTTTATGGGTATGATTGCAGAGTGTTGTCTGTGTTGTCTGCTTTCGTCATAAAACGCTCTTTTAGTGACACCTAGTGTTTAAACAGAgaatctaaataaaacattttttaataattaacaaCAATAACTACAGTGTAATGACTACAAAAAATAACTTGATTTTCTAATAAACCTTAGAGGAATTTGCACATGaggatattttttaaactcatACCAAAATATTTGGCACAGTATAGCAACATGATTGGTGAATTTATAATAAAGCCATATTAAATGGACAACTAAATGACATGCACACAACATAAaattggtgtttgttttttcatcaaTGTACCATTAAGAAAGATTCCTATGAATAGAACATTGTGTTCATTAACTTGCCTCCACAATGTAAAGACCTTAAACATGCATCAGCAAcatataatgaataaaatgcaaTTACAACTCCTTAGACTTTTCACTTATTTGTCCGTGTAaataaaagatgtgtgtgtgataagccTCTGTGTGTAGAGATGTTACTATGGGAGTACACAGCAGCCTGCAGATGCCACGTATGAAAGGAGGAGCGAAAGGAGCAGCCCCTCCCTGCACCGCTGCTACAGTAAGAACCAGTTGCAGGAAGTTTGCATCAGTCTTCAGTGTTTGAGAAATGTAACAGCATTCGTGGACATGTGTCACAATAAAAGGAACATATAAAACACGGTTTATGTCACGTTCACTGTCATTTTATTGATGCACTTTGGAGAATGATGCACTGTTGGTGCAACTCTTTGGCTCTGGGGGTGCGGTGCAACTTTTTGGCTCTGGGGGTGCATCTTTTGTCCTATAGATCGACTGACACTTCAAGATACCAATGCTTTCGCTTATTTAGATAATGTGGAACACTTCAAAACTTCCTAAAATTGCTTAAACCCTCTTTAAGGAAATCTGGCTCCAGTGAGTTATGCTTCTGCAGAACTTTCATTCTTGTTTTGggtgtgaaataaaaacaatactatGGCAGATCTAGTTTCGGATGTAAACATAGAGCAACAAGAAGAACAACACAACGTGAAAGAGGAGTAGATAtcattcattgtgttttattatgtcaTTGAAGCAGACCCATACAGAGCCTGGAGTTTTACATGGGACAGCCCCCATCCGCATACCTCAACACTAAAAGCACCGTGGAAAGACACGACGCGCTCCCTGATACGCTGCAGTTCCTGTAAGTGGGCCTGGACTGGAAACATTCTCCATCCACGACTgcaaaaaccagcagcagcccTCACATCACACTCACACTTGCCTGAGCCAGCTCTCATCCAACATGACTGCGAAAAACCGAAACAAGAACAGCGAAAAGAGCGAGAAGATCGCCGCCGCATCCAGTCCAGAGGATGTGCCGAAGAAAAGCCAAAAGAGCAGCAGTAACGGAGTGAGTGGCCCTGCACCTCAGGGGCCACCATCAGGGAGCTGCCTCGGCCATGTTGCAACATTAGTGTTTTATCTCGGGTTAATAGGCGCTGTAGGTTTTGCTGCTATTTATTTACAGCAAGTTGTGGAAGAAGTGCGGCAGATCAGCGACAGGCATGAGGAGAGCGCACGGCAGAACGCAGAGCTCAGCGTAAAAATGGGAAGTGTCGTTCAACAGGTAGGAAGAAAATGATGTGAATCAATGAAAAGTAATGTGAAATGTGTCCGATAACTTTAACACAAAATGTTCACTGTATGCTCAATAAAGTacacactgtacagtatatgggcaatgcattgttgttgttagaCATTACATAAGCATTGGGGGGTTGGGTAGCTTTGGGGACCACTGGGATGGGATTTGGTGAACTACTTACTTTTCATTCAACACACGTCGAATAAGTAAACAGACCTGATATGATTAAATCATTTcgacattttttatttattttaagatgttCACCTCCTGAACCGTGTATCAGTAACCAGTGTAAACTATATTCAGGTGACAGCTTTTTCTTTACCTACACATATTTGAGTGGGTGAGTGATGACTTAACTCCGCCCATGCTCATTTACAGGTTGAACATGTTTGTTGCGTTAGTTTCTTGTAGGTTGGAGCTCCTTTCACAATAGTAATTATTATGGAGCGATGATTACATAGTGAATATTTATATcctgttaaatatatatagccacaagaagaaaaaatatataacgtGTGACATATTTTCTTAAGTACTTACAATAGTAAGTTATTAAACACGTGTTTTAGGTTCAAAATTATATCATACATTTTGGAATTTGCccatacactgaaaaaacttaAACAATGACTCATATactatattaggttagttgaaaacaataatattaagttagaataaaaaatatatggttctacttaatattattaaattaaagtcaatagACCCATGTGTGTCTTGAAATTGGGGTGAATACGCACACTGATGCATGTTTTTCCTGTCCTGTACAGGTGGATTCTTTGAGCAGTGTTGTGGATGGGCTGGAGTCAACACTGGGCATCACACGGGTGGAGCTAGAGGGGTCCATCGCCCGGATGAAGAGGGGTGAGGTGGAGACGAGGAGGGTGGAAGAAGCCCTTCAGAGGCTCCAGAATGACTTGCTCAGGGAACTTTCAGAGGGCATCAAGGAGGTGAAGGAGGCCCGAGAGAGGGACTTCTCTTCCCTGGAGCAGACGGTGGAGGAGCGCCTGGCGGAGGTGAGCCAGTCTATCAAGGACAGCGTGTCAGAGTTCACCGAAGCTCAGGACGAGACGCAGAGCCAGCTATCCGACCTCAAGGCACGCCTGGGTGGAATGGAGGACCCTGTGCTTGTCAAACAGGAGCTCTCGGCCATCGTCGAAGCTGTGGCTGAAATCCAAGCAGCCAACCAGGCAGCAGACGCATCAGCAGACTCCTTCAGGGAGCAGGTGGGCGCCGTGAGGTCAGAGCTCCAGACTCGTAACCAGGAAGTAGCCTCACTCTCTCAGGAAGTGGAAACTGTGAGGTCCGTGGTGCAAGAGGCTGTGGGGAATCTGAGGAAGTCGCTGTCTCAAGCAGAGTCTGATGTTCAGGCTCTAAAGGACAAAAACTTGGCGCTGGAGAACGGTGTGGAGCAGGCCGCCAATGCCGCCAGTCACGTGGAGAAGCAAGTGAACGCAGCAGCGAACCAGATCCAGAAAAGATCAGAAGACCTGGAAGCCAGAGTCAAAACATCAGAGTCAAGCGGAGATGCCCTGTCGGCAACCGTGTCAGACATCGCCTCCAAAGTAGAATCACTGCTCGCCAAATGTGACACTCACGACAGCACACTAGCCGCACAAGGGCAGGCTGTGGAGAAGGTCAAAAGTGGCATTAAGCAGGAGATGGAGGTACTGAAAAGCAGtctggaggagctgcagtcCAACATGGCTGCTATTAGCGGTGCCCAGACAAAGCTGTCTTCGAAGGACTCCAGCCTGGGCCAGCAGGTGGAGGAGTTGGAGAACAGGCTGGCTGCTCTggaggacagcagcagcagcatgaagcCGGAGCAGCTGCAGAGCCTCACAAGCATGGTGGAGGGTCTGGAAAGCAGAGCAGCAAAGCTAGAAGGCCACGATCAGGCTATCCAAGCTCTTCAGAAGGCTCTGAAGGAGACCACAAAGACACTGGCAGGCTTAACCAAGGGCAAGAATGGAAAGTAGGGAGTTAGCAGTGTGATATCAGGATACCAACAAAAGTGGACAATGATTCCAAAAGAGTGACCATAACTCCTTTTTCCTGTTATTTGTGAAGAATTGTTTCTGAAAAAAGGTCACGATGTTGCACATTTGAGTAGAAAAGTAGCCAATGTGAGGAGTTCGGTCAGGAGGAAGCTGTACTGCTGATCTGTGAATTAAAAATCCACACTCATTCTGCACTGTAGTTCATTTTtctgatgtttattttgttgttttcctgtgccaaggctgttttttttttttttaaaccaaccaAAATGCAATAATAAGCTCTTTTTGagcactcctttgtttactcactacatgttttttttacaagaatAAAAACTCTTGACTTTTCTTGTTGTGAACTTATTGGATGAAAtatgatttgttgtttttcttttgctgccTTTACAGTTTCATCATCATGGATTGTATGGGTGGGACTGAAAATAAAGTTCATTGATAGGCGTGAAGTATCAAAGGGCTGATCAAATCAAAAAAGGAATTCCATCTTGATTACAGTAttcaaatatgacaaataatTCAGAGTGAACCACTCGAATGAAGTTCAATTTATTAAGCGTTATCACTTTATCTACAACTCTTTGACAGCTAACATGTTTAGACTGAATAGCACACGCTGAGCTCTTTCATCTGCAGGCAGCACTAACAGATGATGCAGATCATGGCATTTTCCTCTTTTGATGTTCAGCTCTGCCTCTCTTCCAGGTGTGCTGCAGAGAGGTGCTTCACCTGAGCTGCAGTTGTGTTTTGCTAGAAGGCGTTTGTCCTCTTCTCAACCCTTTAAGTAACGTAGAGCGCCCACCGATAGAAGGAACTACTCCCACatagttttgtaaaaaaaatagaatttcTAATTTCAAGTCTTGGAAATCTATATATGACAGGCTTTTTGGGTTGGGGGAATTATAATGAATGATCCATAATAATAAAGCCAGCGTCagctcaaggtgcttcacaagtCAATGATAGAAGAGTTCAAAATGATCTATGAgacatataaaaataaagagcaggACGTACAAAACTAGGGAGCTCACATGGTAGAAAAGAAAACTAAGACATAAAACCAGGACAATCAGTAAAACGCGGTGCGGAACAGATGGGTCTTAAGGCTTTTCTTAAAAACCGAGCGTGATGCATAGGTCCTTATATTTTCTGAGAGATGTTTCTGCAGATGTGGACCCAGGAAGGAGAAAGCACGGTCTCTCATGCTGGCTAGTTTTGTCCGAGGAGATTGGAGCTGCTGCTTTAAATGTACCCAAACTTTaaaattgaaagaaaattgGGGCTTGATTTGATTTATGTCAAACTACTTCTTAGCTGGGTCTTTTAACTGTACCTATAACCCAGTAATAGCAGGAgccgtttttttttcttactctGCTAGCTTCATATTTTCCTTGTAACATGAGATATGAGTGTAGTGTATTTACCAAAATACTCCTCCAAGACACAGAATGATTTAAGAAACTACCTTATTTACTGTAGGccaaaatactttaattttcCACAAAATTAAATTATCTTAAAAACACAACGCTGGAGGAATATCCATAGaaccaaaaaaaatcaaatgcaatTACTGGAACATgtgggaaaacaaaacaaaccagtcAACCTCAACCATGAGCCCTATATTGCTGGGGGAgccaacaaagaaaacaaacttgcTGAGGcacaaaaccacaaacacattttacagcttttaGTGTTAATGCTGACTGacaagctgctgctgttcttATTCAAGTTCACTAATGGGTTATCAGCTTTGTTCTTTGGGCCAGtcggggggaaaaaaaaggtggCTGCACTTTAACTTTAGGGAAAGAGTACTTAGAACAAACTTCCtgagtaaaacacatttaatcagTTGCATCTTTTAAACATATAACCAAAAAAAACAcgttgaaaaaaacatgttttaaggcATTCACTTCCTATAAtaccttttatttaaattgtttggACAGGACAGGGTGTAATTACTGAGAATAGACAAGGAGAAATCTTTGGTCTCTGAGATGTTGAAGTGCGTTGCTCACGTTGGCCGCTGCATCTCTCCTATATCAGCTATTTCACTGACCTGTTTAGTCATAACACTTAAATCTCCCTCTACAGAAGTGAGGTTAGCCAGAGTTTGTCTAAGCTCAGCGACCTCCTGTTCTCTCTTCATTAGATCCTCTGCCAGTCTTCCTATCCGCAGAGTCAGGTCTGACAGCTGAGGCTCGAACTCCCCGAAGTCTCTCCTGATAGAAGCTAC from Eleginops maclovinus isolate JMC-PN-2008 ecotype Puerto Natales chromosome 17, JC_Emac_rtc_rv5, whole genome shotgun sequence harbors:
- the ckap4 gene encoding cytoskeleton-associated protein 4, which gives rise to MTAKNRNKNSEKSEKIAAASSPEDVPKKSQKSSSNGVSGPAPQGPPSGSCLGHVATLVFYLGLIGAVGFAAIYLQQVVEEVRQISDRHEESARQNAELSVKMGSVVQQVDSLSSVVDGLESTLGITRVELEGSIARMKRGEVETRRVEEALQRLQNDLLRELSEGIKEVKEARERDFSSLEQTVEERLAEVSQSIKDSVSEFTEAQDETQSQLSDLKARLGGMEDPVLVKQELSAIVEAVAEIQAANQAADASADSFREQVGAVRSELQTRNQEVASLSQEVETVRSVVQEAVGNLRKSLSQAESDVQALKDKNLALENGVEQAANAASHVEKQVNAAANQIQKRSEDLEARVKTSESSGDALSATVSDIASKVESLLAKCDTHDSTLAAQGQAVEKVKSGIKQEMEVLKSSLEELQSNMAAISGAQTKLSSKDSSLGQQVEELENRLAALEDSSSSMKPEQLQSLTSMVEGLESRAAKLEGHDQAIQALQKALKETTKTLAGLTKGKNGK